One Methanobrevibacter sp. genomic window carries:
- a CDS encoding SseB family protein, translated as MNSIKESNIGNLLNQLEFDDSEELVNELNNEIFENELYIILTDNGELMVLISQENEGDFFVPVFSDYKSLCAGMDSIGDDSLDADIATGRDIMSIYFDDCDFSGLIVNPSDDHYVFECGDLEAIN; from the coding sequence ATGAATAGCATTAAAGAGAGCAATATTGGAAATCTATTGAATCAACTGGAATTTGACGATTCTGAGGAATTGGTAAATGAGCTTAATAATGAAATCTTTGAAAACGAACTTTACATCATTTTGACAGACAACGGTGAACTTATGGTTCTGATTTCTCAGGAAAATGAAGGCGATTTCTTCGTACCTGTTTTCAGTGATTATAAGTCCTTATGCGCAGGTATGGATTCAATCGGTGATGATTCCTTGGATGCGGATATCGCAACCGGCAGGGACATAATGTCAATCTATTTTGATGACTGTGACTTTTCAGGCCTTATTGTCAATCCCAGCGATGACCACTATGTCTTTGAATGCGGGGATTTGGAAGCCATAAATTAA
- a CDS encoding SseB family protein: MSKVENTELLKLIDEFIEIDEQENKDMDKLAEIGHQLDHTVLECELIAIVNNEDREFNEILRLIVEDENDSYFIPAYTDVEEAKKGIEALGLNEDQWTYEFEAMTGLDILDIGIEDEKFVGIVINPYDTDFIFPKEDIINAAICNQEHESCD, encoded by the coding sequence ATGTCAAAAGTAGAAAACACAGAACTATTGAAATTGATTGACGAGTTTATAGAAATAGATGAACAGGAAAACAAGGACATGGACAAGCTAGCGGAAATCGGACACCAACTAGACCACACAGTTCTTGAATGCGAACTTATAGCTATCGTAAACAATGAAGACAGAGAATTCAACGAAATCCTAAGACTGATAGTAGAAGACGAAAACGACAGCTACTTCATACCAGCATACACAGATGTCGAGGAAGCCAAAAAGGGAATCGAGGCTTTAGGCCTTAATGAAGACCAATGGACCTACGAGTTCGAAGCAATGACCGGACTTGACATACTGGACATTGGAATAGAAGACGAGAAATTCGTAGGAATAGTAATCAACCCATATGACACCGACTTCATATTCCCAAAGGAAGACATAATAAATGCTGCAATATGCAATCAAGAGCACGAGAGTTGTGATTAA
- a CDS encoding zinc ribbon domain-containing protein: MSKYCPKCGNKLKDKSRFCVKCGYDFINDDDKSRFSFNTKDMIIIILVILIVVSGAYLTFLLF, encoded by the coding sequence ATGTCTAAATATTGCCCCAAATGTGGAAACAAACTAAAGGACAAAAGCAGGTTTTGCGTTAAATGTGGCTATGATTTCATCAATGACGATGACAAGTCTCGCTTCTCATTTAACACAAAGGACATGATAATTATCATCTTGGTAATTTTGATTGTTGTTTCCGGGGCTTATTTGACATTTCTTCTGTTCTAA
- a CDS encoding zinc ribbon domain-containing protein, with amino-acid sequence MKCPKCGSENVDDYKFCRKCGEPNPEAGKETSSNKASKKSFDDLLNKRNLFLGIAIIAIVAVIAIGLNNAGFGGVQSGNEKILNIDQNQYVSSGENVYSISFTLTNAPKEANSYFAKATWYDEDGTVVMTDTESLDYKYIDDNHMDIYMAEGTPKNVTIKNCVIEITDSQGEVVTTADYKWLNK; translated from the coding sequence ATGAAATGTCCCAAATGCGGATCCGAAAATGTAGACGATTATAAATTTTGCAGAAAATGCGGAGAGCCTAACCCTGAGGCAGGCAAGGAAACTTCCAGCAATAAGGCTTCCAAGAAAAGTTTCGACGACCTTCTAAACAAAAGAAACCTATTTTTAGGAATTGCAATAATAGCTATTGTAGCAGTCATAGCTATTGGATTGAACAACGCAGGCTTTGGAGGTGTTCAATCAGGAAACGAAAAGATACTTAACATTGACCAGAATCAGTATGTCTCATCAGGAGAGAACGTTTATTCAATATCATTTACCTTAACCAACGCTCCAAAGGAAGCAAACAGCTATTTTGCAAAGGCAACATGGTATGATGAGGACGGAACAGTTGTAATGACAGATACTGAATCATTGGACTACAAATATATAGATGACAATCATATGGATATCTATATGGCTGAAGGCACTCCAAAAAACGTTACAATCAAGAACTGCGTAATTGAAATTACAGATTCCCAAGGTGAAGTCGTAACAACAGCAGACTACAAATGGTTAAATAAATAA